The genomic segment GGGTACCCGGAAGAAACCAACGCGCCCTACGGCCTCGCCAAGAAGATGCTCCTGGCGCAGATCCAGGCGTACCGCCAGGAGTTCGACTTCCCGGGTACCTACGTCCTGCCGGTGAACCTGTACGGCCCCTGGGACAACTTCGACCTCCAATCGTCGCACGTCATCCCGGCGCTGATCCGCAAGTGCGTGGACGCCCAGGCCCGGAACCTGCCGGAGGTGCCCGTGTGGGGCACCGGCCGGGCGACGCGCGAGTTCCTCTACGTCGCCGACGCGGCCCGCGGCATCCGGCTGGCCGCCGAGCGGCTGGAGTCGCCGGACCCGATCAACCTCGGGTCCGGGCACGAGATCGCGATCCGCGACCTGGCCCAGACGATCGCCGACCACGTGGGCTACCGCGGGGCCCTGAAGTTCGACCCGACCCAACCCGACGGCCAGCCGCGCCGGTGCCTGGACACGACCCGGGCCAAGGCGCTGATCGGGTTCGAGGCCACGACCACCCTCGACCGCGGGTTGGCCGATACGGTCGCCTGGTACCGGGCGCAGCAAGCGCCCGCCCGCGCGGCGGCCTGATTCCTTGATGCGCGAGCCCGGAGACAGCATGAGTCCGGCCGGTGAAGAAGCGACCCCGTACCAGCAGATCCAGGACGTCGAGAACCGGGTGCTCCTGTTGGCGCACCAGCTCGAGCAGCTGCGCGCCCACGTCCAACAGATGAAGCTCGCGGCCGTGCCGCGGATGGGCTGGAACCACTGGTTCCGGCACCAGATCAAGCTCGCGCTGGGTATCCGGGTGCACCTCGGGTGCCTGTCGTTCCCCTGTACGCCACGGCCGGTCCACGTGCCGGCGAGGTACCACTGCAAACCGGTCCTCACGAACCCGCCGGTCATCTCGGTCGTCACCCCGTCGTACAACCAGGGCGCGTTCCTGGAAAAGACGATCACGAGCGTCCTCGACCAGGAGTACCCGCGGCTCCAGTACGTCGTGCAGGACGGCGGCTCGACCGACGAAACGGCCGGCGTCCTCGCGCTGTACCGCGACCGGTTGCACCACAGCGAGATGCGCAAGGACAAGGGGCAGTCGAACGCGATCAACCTCGGCTTCGCCCACACGTCGGGCGAGATCATGGCCTACCTGAATTCGGACGACCTGCTGCTGCCGGGCGCCCTGCACACCGTCGCCAAGTACTTCGAAGACCACCCCGAAGTGGACGTCGTTTACGGGCACCGGGTGGTGATCGACCGGGACGGCAACGAACTCGGCCGCTGGGTGCTGCCGCCGCACGACACCGAGATCCTGAAATGGGCCGACTACGTGCCCCAGGAGACGATGTTCTGGCGGCGGCGGATCTGGGACAAGGTGGGCGGCGGGATCGACGAGAGCTTCCGGTTCGCGATGGACTGGGACCTGCTTCTGCGGTTCCAGGAGGCCGGGGCGCGGTTCCACCGGATCGGCCGCTTCCTCGGCGCCTTCCGCCTTCACAGCACGTCCAAGACGACGACCGTTGTCAAAACGACGGGCAGCGAGGAGATGGCCCGGCTCCGGGAGCGGTGCCACGGCCGCGAGGTGACCGGAGAAGAGATCCAGTACGGCATCCGCCGGTACCTGCTCCGGCACGCGCTCTGCAACCGGATGTACACCTTCGGTCTGTTCCGGTACTGAGTTCGCGGGCCGGTTGAGAGTGACGGATGTTTGTGGCCCCGGCGTTCCGGCCCCCGTGTCTTCGAGACACGGGGGCCGGAACGCCGGGGCCACAAGCACAGAAAGCAGACCGCACCAACGGGGCCGAATCAGGTGCGGCCGGCGGGGGCCAGGCGCCACAATTCGTCGGTCGCGGCGGACAGCAGGGAGTAGTAGTCCGGGGAGCGCCCGATCTCGCGGTCGATCGTCGCCGCGAACGCATCGATCTTCGGCCGCACCTTGTCCAGAAATTCGGCCAGACGCGGCATCGGCAGCGCGAACCGACGGGCGGCGACGTCGAGGACGCGGTCCAGCGCCTCCGGGTGTTCGGTCAGGGTGTCGATGCGCGCGAGGAGGCCGGCGAACCAGAGGAGTTCGGCCCGCCCCGCGTGCGGCGTGTCGGCGAGGCGCTCCGGATTGTGGTGGTGCCGGATCGGTTCCACAACCTCGTCGGGCAGCCCCCACCGGTGCAGCGCTTCGGCGCCCACCTCCGCGTGATCGATCCCGAACATGTCCCGTTCGCGGGCACACACCTCTTCGCCGAGCGGGTCCTCGGGGTGCGGCGGGAGCGCCGCCCACGCCTTGGGAAACGTCTGCTGGATCAGAAGGGCGCCGAGGTCGCGCAGGAGCGCGGCGTTCAGGTCGTCCTCGGGCGACGGGCGGCCGATGTGGGCCGCCACCTCGCGGGCCACGATCGCGCCGCCGACGGAGCTGAACGAGTGGGCCAGCGCGGCCGGGTCGAACCGGCTCTGCGGGCGCATGGTCGGGAGCGACAGGCTGAGGGCGAGGGTGCGCACCCGGTTGAGGCCGACCACCATCACCGCCCGTTCGACGGACCCGAGCGCCCGGCTCGGCCCTTCGCGGGCGGTGTTCACGGCCTGGAGCAGAGCGGCGCTGAACCCGGGGTCGCCGGCGGCGATGATCGCGCCGACGTCGCCGGGCAACGTGTCCGGCCGGCCCGCGGCCCCGGCGACCTTCACGGCGACCGCGGGGATCGCGGGGAGCCGGGACGGGTGCAAAACGGCTTCGAGGATGGCCTCGCGGCTCGCCGGCAGGCGCGGCGTTGGTACCGAACGGGTGGTCGCACTGCGCGTGATCCACCCGGTAATATGGGCCGCCATTTCCGCCCCCGCCCGCCGGCTTTCCGCGGAACCGCGCCCCTGGTCAGGACGCGCACGAGATATTGTCCCCGCGCCGAGAGTGCGGGGCCTCACTGTGATTTATCGGTCCGCGGCGTGAATATTTGTCCGCGCGGCCGGTGCGGGGACAATACGGCCGCTTTTCAGTGTGCGGCCCTCAGGACGCGCTCGATGTACGCCCGCACCTCGGGTACGGCCACTCCGGTTGCCACACGGGCGTTCGGCCCGGCCGAAGGATTCGGGCGGGCGTCGATCACCGTCATGCCGCGTGTCAGGTCGCCGTGCGTTTCCACGTCCACGTAATGCGGTTCGCTGCTCACGCACCCGGCGACGGCCACGGCCACCGTGCCGAGCACGTCCTTGAGGTGGAACCCCTCAATGCCGTAGAGGTTGGAACTCGCGCGGATGCCGAACGGGACGATCTGGCGCAGGAACTGGCACGTGCGCGCGTCCGGGTTCGGCAGTTCCAGCAGGTCCGACGGCGAGAAGATCAGCCGGCGCGTCACGTCGAGCGGGATGAGCAGCGGGTTGAGTTCGGCGGCGAACACGCGCTTGGCGGCATCGGGGTCGAGGTGGATGTGGAACTCGGCGACCGGCCCGGCGTTGCCCGGTTCCTTCCACGCGCCGCCGATGATGACCGTCTGGTCCAGAACGGCGGGCAGGGCGGGGTCGCGGTCGAGGGCGGTCGCGAGGGTGGTGAGCGGTCCGAGGTTGATGACCGTGACCTGCCGCGGGTGCTCGTGGGCGAGTTCGCACAGCACCTTGTCGGCCGGGTGCAGCGTGTGGCGCATGGCGCTGGGGAAGCTGACCCCGCCCAGCCCGCCGGCCCCGTGGAGCGCGGTGCCGTCGGCGTCGTAGCGGGCGGGCAGCGCCGCGGCGAGCTTCGGCCACTTCGGCGGATCGACCACGTCGATGAGCGTGTGGGCGTTGGCGGTCGCCTGTTCGGCCGATACGTTCCCGGCCGTGGGCAGCAGGCCGACCACCTCCAGGTTCGGGTCGTTGAGGGCGAGCGCCACCGCGAACGCGGTGTCGATGCCGGGGTCGGCGACGAGGATGACCTTTCGTGGCATGATGAACCGGCCGTGTGTCGGGGAAAGGGCGACGTCTCGGCGAAGTGTCGGCGCCCGTGCGAGGAGGGCGCCGCCAGCGTCATGGTATCCGACCGTCAACGGGGGAGGAACCGGCTAGTCGGCGGAAGCTGCGGACTTCACGCGGGGCGGAAAATCGGGGATGCTGGGAGCGAAAGCGAAGGGCGAAACTGTGCGAAAGCGCGAATGGATGCGGTGTCGTGATCCCGAAGCGATGTTGCGGCAGGTGGCCATGACCCTATACCCGCTTGCGCACCTACCTCTGCCCCCGCAATGCCATCCGCGTTTAGATCCCATCCTCTTACGGCGGTTCCGGATTTTCACACTCACCGCGGTCCGGGCCGCGCTGATTAGGGTAAACCATGCGGCCTGCCAAGCCGCAGCCGAGGTCGGCTGGCGTCTGGCTGAGGGGCTCGCTTCCGCTGAAGAGATCGCAAGAAGCGACGCGGCGCTTCGGGTCGCGTGGGAGGAGGGTTGGGAGGCGACTCTCGTGTATTTTGAGGCCCCTGCCGAAGTGTGGAGGTTCCCGCGACTCGTCAAAGTCCTCGCTCTTCTCTTCAGCGAACCGGTTGATGCGGCCCGGACGCTGGTGGTTCCAGAGTCCCTCGTTCACCCCGGTCAACCCATACCGCTTCTGACGTCCGAAGAGACTCAAGATTGCTGTTGGCTCCTCCGGGACATTTTCGGTGATCGTGGCGCGGTGCTTACCTCTCCGGAGTGGCAAGAGGCGTGGCGCACAGACACCGCGATTGCCCTTGCGCGGCAGATGTATGAATCGCGTGACTTCGGCGCGATGCCGATTCTCGCAGACGCCCTCCAGGACGCCGGCTGCGATAACGCGGACATTCTCACCCACTGCCGCGGGCCGGGGCCGCACGTGAGGGGCTGTTGGGTGGTCGATTTGGTACTGGGGAAGGGGTAAGCGAGCGGCGCGGCGTGAGCCCGCCGGTGCATGGAAACGCACGGTACCGGCGGGCTCACGCCGCGCCGCTCGCCGACTGACACAGCGCCGTGAGCACCGCGCGCGGCTTACCGGCCGCGAGCGCCGCTTCGGCCCGCGCCACACCGTCCTTCAGCGTCGGGACCGCTTCCGCGGCCCACAGCGCCGCGGCGGCGTTCGCCACCACGATCCGACGGGCCGGGCCGTCGTCGCCGGCCAGCACGCCGCGGATGATCGCGGCACTCTCGGCCGAATCGTTTGCGCGAATCGACGGAATCGTCACGGGGGCCAGCCCGAAGTCCGCGGGCGCCCACTCGCGCGAGTCGTACTCGTGGCCGCGGACCACGTGCACCATTGTCGGCGCCGCGAGGCTCACCTCGTCCAACCCGTCGGCGCTGCACACCAACACGGCCTGACGCACCCCCAGGTGCGCGATCGCCGCCGCGAGCGGGTCGAGCAGCTCCGGCTTCCCGACACCCAGCAACTGGTACGGCGCGCCGGCCGGGTTCGCCAGCGGGCCGAGCAGGTTGAACAGCGTGCGCACGCCGAGCTTCTTCCGCAGGTCCGCGACATGGGCCATGCCGCGGTGGAAGTGCGGGGCGTAACAGAACGCGAACCCGGTGCGCTCCAAACACTTTTGTGCCCACTCGGGGCCGGCTTCAATCGGCACACCGAGTTCGCGGAGCACGTCCGCACTGCCGGACTTGCTCGACACCGCCCGGCCGCCGTGCTTCACCACCGGCACGCCGGCCCCGCAGGCGACGAGCGCCGCGGCGGTGCTGATGTTGAAGGTGCCGCTGTCGTCGCCGCCGGTCCCGCACGTATCGAGTACCGGACCGGAAACGGGCACCAATCGGACCATTTGCTCGCGAAGAACCAGCGCCGCCGCCGCCACCTCTTCTCCGGATTCACCTTTCATTCGTAGCGCGGTCAGGAACGCGGCGGCCCGGGCCTCGTCCACGCGCCCGGCAACGAGATCGCGCACCGCTTCCGTCACCGCCGCGGCGGAGAGGTCGTGTCCGGCTAAAAGGGCCGGAAACTGCTCGGCAAACCACGGCGGCGGGGGCAACGGCACGCGACACACTTCGGGGAGTTGGGGGATTTGGGACCGGTCCTTGGGCGAAATGCTACCGCGCGCCGCAGGATTCGTGCAATTTTTCTCTTCCGTTGTGAACAGTTATCACATATACTTTCTTACACTGTGGACGGGTGTAGCAGTTGCAATGGCTGGGCGTTTTGGGAAAACCCGGCTCATTCGGCCCCCTCCACAACAAACTATCGCCGACCCGCACCTCGGACACCCTCCCACGCAAAACGCAAGCAAAATGTGTGGTGCGTGTCGCGATGGTGTCCCGCCGAACAACCGGAGATCTCGATGTCTGAAGAGAAAATCGCGCTAACGAAGAAGCAGGAGGCGATTTACAACTTCATCCGCAAGCACATCGAGGAGAAGGGGTTCCCGCCGGCCATTCGCGACATTTGCACGGAGTTCGGCATCTCCTCTCCCAACGGCGTGATGTGTCACCTCAAGGCACTCGAAGCGAAGAAGTACATCAACCGCATCCAGAAGCACAAGAACCAGCAGCGCGCGCAGGCACGCGGGATCACCATTCCCGGCGTCTCGGCCGGCGGCTTCAGTCTGCCGCTCGTCGGTGTCGTGGCCGCCGGTCGGGCGATCGAAGCGGAAGAGCAGGACGACCGCCTCGAGATGCGTGAACTGTTCGGCAGCGACGACCTGTTCGTTGTGAAGGTCCGCGGTACGTCGATGATTGAGGGGCACATCGCCGACGGCGATTACGTCGTGATCCGCAAGTGCGAGACGTGTGAGAACGGCGAGAAGGTCGTTGCGATGGTCGAAAAGGCGATGACGCTGAAGAAGTATTACAAGAAGAAGAACGAGATCCAGTTGCACCCGATGAACAGCACGATGGAACCGATCATCGTGGACCCCAGCCGCGAAGACATTCGCATCCTCGGCGTGCTGACCGGTGTTATTCGTAAGTGCTGATGGCGTCAGTGGATGCGGCTGATGGCTCTTGGTACAGGTTGACGACGGACCTTTCTCGCTCGCGGGTGAGCGAAAGCAACCACAGCGCCGCCGGGTCCGGACCCGGCGGCGCCTGTGGTTGCTTTCGCTCATGGACCGCTCCCATTGCCAGTAAAGAGACATAGAACCCGGCCGTTTCGGCTGTTACGAGCGACGCGCACACCACCGGACAATGGACGAATCAATTTCCTGGGGGTATGATTGGTTCGAGTTTCGCCCCACCCGGTCGGCGCAGGTCAGCAGTGGTGATTCATCTCAATCATTGAATACTGTTTGATTTTTGAGAATTGCCTCTTGCCCGCCGATGCCGGAGTCGCGCGAGTTGGAAACGTCCGACGCCCCGAGTGATCGCCCCGCCCGTGTTGACGCCGCGCTCGTTCTATCCCCTCTCTCGAAGCGTGACCGACATGAACAAACCGACGATCGGCCACCCCACGAAGACGTCCCCCGCTCGCACCTCGACCAACGGCGCGGCCGCGCGCACGCCGAAACGGCACTCGAAGGGCCGGTCGGGCGCGGCGGAGCGAGCCGGCGGGGACTCGGCCGAAGCCCGCTCGCGCCAGATCCTGTCGGTGATCATGGCGTTTCGTGACGGAGATTTCTCCGTCCGGTTGCCGGCGGACTGGTCGGGCACCGACGGGCGCATTGCGGAGGCGTTCAACCAAGCCATCGCGCACGAGGACCGGATCGCGCAAGAGGTCACGCGGGTGAGTGTGACGGTCGGCAAGGAGGGGCGGCTCAAGCAGCGCATGTCGGTCCCCGGGGTCATCGGCGGGTGGGCGTCGAAAATCGACTCGCTGAACACGCTCCTCGACGACCTCGTGCGGCCGACGACGGACGTCGCCCGCACCATCGGAGCGGTGGCCAAGGGCGACCTCGGGCAGTCGATGGAGCTGGAAGTGGACGGCCGCCCCCTCAAGGGCGAGTTCCTCCGCTCGGCGAAGCTCGTCAACTCGATGATCGAGCAGCTCTCGGTGTTCACCTCCGAGGTGACCCGCGTGGCGCGTGAGGTCGGCACCGAGGGCAAGCTCGGCGGACAGGCGAAGGTCAAGGGCGTCTCGGGCGTGTGGAAGGAACTCACCGAGTCGGTCAACCAGATGGCCGGCAACCTCACCGCGCAGGTGCGCAACATCGCGGACGTGACGATCGCGGTCGCCAACGGGGACCTGTCGAAGAAGATCACGGTGGACGTGCGCGGCGAGATCCTTCAGCTCAAAGAAGCCATCAACACGATGGTGGACCAGTTGCGCTCCTTCGCGTCAGAGGTGACCCGCGTCGCGCGCGAGGTTGGTACCGACGGCCGGCTCGGCGGCCAGGCGGTGGTGCCCGGCGTGGCCGGGACGTGGAAGGACCTGACGGACTCGGTCAACGCGATGGCCACCAACCTCACCGCGCAGGTCCGCAACATCGCGACCGTCACGACGGCGGTGGCGCGCGGCGACCTGTCGCGCAAGATCACGGTGGACGTGAAGGGCGAGATCCTGGAACTCAAAGAAACCATCAACACGATGGTGGACCAGCTCAACGGGTTCGCGTCCGAAGTGACCCGCGTGGCCCGCGAGGTGGGCACCGAGGGGAAGCTCGGCGGCCAGGCCCAGGTGGGCGGCGTGGCGGGCACGTGGAAGGACCTGACCGACTCGGTCAACTCGATGGCGTCCAACCTCACGGGTCAGGTGCGCAACATCGCCGAGGTCACCACGGCCGTCGCGAAGGGCGACCTGTCGCGCAAGATCACGGTGGACGTGAAGGGCGAGATCCTGGAGCTGAAGAACACGATCAACACGATGGTGGACCAGCTCAACGGGTTCGCGTCCGAAGTGACCCGCGTGGCCCGCGAGGTGGGCACCGAGGGCAAGCTCGGCGGGCAGGCCGAGGTCCGCGGCGTGGCGGGCACGTGGAAGGACCTGACCGACAACGTCAACTTCATGGCGTCCAACCTCACGGGTCAGGTGCGCAACATCGCCGAAGTCACCACGGCGGTCGCGAACGGGGACCTGTCGAAGAAGATCACGGTGGACGTGAAGGGCGAGATCCTGGAGTTGAAGAACACGATCAACACGATGGTGGACCAGCTCAACGGGTTCGCGTCCGAAGTGACCCGCGTGGCCCGCGAGGTGGGCACCGAGGGCGAACTCGGCGGGCAGGCCGAGGTCCGCGGCGTGGCCGGGACGTGGAAGGACCTGACCGACTCGGTCAACGCGATGGCCACCAACCTCACGGCGCAAGTGCGCAACATCGCCGACGTCACAACCGCGGTCGCCAACGGCGACCTGTCGCGCAAGATCACCGTCGCGGTGCGGGGCGAGATTCTGGAGCTAAAGAACACGATCAACACGATGGTGGACCAGCTCAACGGGTTCGCGTCCGAAGTGAGTCGGGTGGCCCGCGAGGTGGGCACCGACGGCAAGCTCGGCGGGCAGGCCCAGGTGCCCGGCGTGGCCGGTACGTGGAAGGACCTGACCGACAACGTCAACTCGATGGCCTCGAACCTGACGGGTCAGGTCCGCAACATCGCCGACGTGGCGACGGCGGTTGCCAACGGGGACCTGTCGAAGAAGATCACGGTGGACGTGAAGGGCGAGATCCTGGAGCTGAAGAACACGCTGAACACGATGGTGGACCAGCTCAACGGGTTCGCGTCCGAAGTGAGTCGGGTGGCGCGCGAGGTGGGCACCGAGGGCAAGCTCGGTGGGCAGGCCCAGGTGCGCGGCGTGGCGGGCACGTGGAAGGACCTGACCGACAACGTCAACTCGATGGCCAACAACCTCACCGGTCAGGTGCGCAACATCGCCGACGTCACGACCGCCGTGGCGCGCGGCGACCTGTCGCGCAAGATCACCGTCGAAGTGAAGGGCGAGATCCTGGAGCTGAAGAACACGATCAACACGATGGTGGACCAGCTCAACGGGTTCGCGTCCGAAGTGACCCGCGTGGCCCGCGAGGTGGGCACCGAGGGCAAGCTCGGCGGGCAGGCCCAGGTGCCCGGCGTGGCGGGCACGTGGAAGGACCTGACCGACAACGTCAACTTCATGGCGTCCAACCTCACGGGCCAGGTCCGCAACATCGCCGACGTGGCGACCGCCATCGCCAAGGGCGACCTGTCGAAGAAGATCACGGTGGACGTGCGCGGCGAAATTCTTCAGCTCAAAGAGACCATGAACACGATGGTGGACCAGCTCAACGCGTTCGCCGGCGAGGTGAGCCGGGTGGCGCGCGAGGTGGGCACCGACGGCAAACTCGGCGGTCAAGCCCATGTGCTCGGTGTGGCCGGGACGTGGAAGGACCTGACCGACAACGTCAACTCGATGGCCAACAACCTCACCGGTCAGGTGCGGAACATCGCGGAGGTGACGATCGCGGTCGCCAACGGGGACCTGTCGAAGAAGATCACGGTGGACGTGCGCGGGGAGATCCTCCAGCTCAAAGAGACCATGAACACGATGGTGGACCAGCTCCGCTCGTTCGCGGCCGAGGTGAGCCGCGTGGCGCGGGAGGTGGGCACCGACGGCAAGCTCGGCGGTCAGGCCCAGGTGCCCGGCGTGGGCGGCACGTGGAAGGACCTGACCGACAACGTCAACTCGATGGCCTCGAACCTCACCGGTCAGGTGCGCAACATCGCCGACGTGGCGACCGCCATCGCGCGCGGCGACCTGAGCCGCAAGATCACGGTGGACGTGAAGGGCGAAATCCTTCAGCTCAAAGAGACCATGAACACGATGGTCGATCAGCTTTCGGCGTTCGCGTCGGAAGTGACCCGCGTCGCGCGGGAGGTGGGTACCGAGGGGAAGCTCGGCGGTCAGGCCCAGGTGTCCGGCGTGGCCGGCACGTGGAAGGACCTGACCGACAACGTCAACTCGATGGCCTCCAACCTGACGGGCCAGGTGCGGAACATCGCGGAGGTGACGATCGCGGTCGCCAACGGGGACCTGTCGAAGAAGATCACGGTGGACGTCCGCGGCGAGATCCTCCAGCTCAAAGAGACCATTAACACGATGGTGGAGCAGTTGCGCTCGTTCGCGTCGGAGGTGACCCGCGTCGCGCGCGAGGTGGGCACCGAGGGGCGGCTCGGCGTGCAGGCGGTGGTGCCCGGCGTGGCGGGCACGTGGAAGGACCTGACCGACTCGGTCAACACGATGGGCGCCAACCTCACCGCGCAGGTCCGCAACATCGCGGAGGTGACCACCGCCGTGGCCCGCGGCGACCTGAACCGCAAGATCACGGTGGACGTGAAGGGCGAGATCCTGGAGCTGAAGAACACGATCAACACGATGGTGGACCAGCTCAACTCCTTTGCCGGCGAGGTCACGCGGGTGGCGCGCGAGGTGGGCACCGAGGGGAAGCTCGGGGGCCAGGCCCAGGTGTCCGGCGTGGGCGGCACGTGGAAGGACCTGACCGACAACGTCAACTTCATGGCCTCCAACCTGACCGAGCAGGTGCGCGGGATCGTGAAGGTCGTGACCGCGGTGGCCAACGGGAACCTGACCCAGCGGCTCGCCGTGCAGGCCAAGGGCGAGGTGGCCGCGCTCGCGGACACGATCAACGACATGACCGACACGCTCGCCACGTTCGCCGACCAGGTGACCAACGTGGCCCGCGAGGTGGGCGTGGACGGGCGCCTCGGGGGCCAGGCCAACGTGCCCGGGGCCGCCGGCACGTGGAAGGACCTCACCGGGAACGTGAACCTGCTCGCCGCCAACCTCACCACCCAGGTCCGGGCCATCGCCGAGGTCGCCACCGCCGTGACCAAGGGCGACCTGACGCGGTCCATTCAGGTCGAGACGCGCGGCGAGGTGGCCGAGCTGAAGGACAACATCAACACGATGATCTTCAACCTGCGCGAGACCACGGAGCGGAACCGCGAGCAGGACTGGCTGAAGACCAACCTGGCCAAGTTCACCGGCATGCTCCAGGGCCAGCGCGAGCTGAACACCGTGGGCCAGATGCTCCTCAGCGAGCTGACCCCGCTGGTCAAGGCGTACCAGGGCACCATCTACCACCTGGGCGGGACCGACGACGACACGGAGCTCAAGCTGCTCTCCAGCTACGCCCACAAGGGCAAGCGGCTGCGGGAGACCATCGAACTGGGCGAGGGGCTCGCCGGCCAGTGCGCGGTGGAGAAGAAGCGCATCCTCCTGACCGACGTGCCGCCGGACTTCATCACCATCGCGTCCAGCCTCGGCGAGGCCCGGCACGTGAGCATCATCGTGCTGCCGGTCCTCTTCGAGGGGCAGACCAAGGCGGTCATCGAGCTGGCCGCGCTCCAACCGTTCACCGAGGTCAACCTGACCTTCCTCGACCAGCTCACCCAGAGCATCGGCGCCGTGTTCAACACGATCGAGGCGACCATGCGGACGGAGGGGCTGCTGACCCAGTCGCAGCAGCTCACCGTCGAGTTGCAGTCGCGCCAGAGCGAGCTCCAGAAGACCAACGAGGAGCTGGGGACCAAGGCGAAGCTGCTCGCCGAGCAGAACGCCGAGGTGGAGCGCAAGAACGCCGAGGTCGAGCAGGCCCGCCACGCGCTGGAAGAGAAGGCCGCCGAGCTGGCCCTCACGTCGAAGTACAAGTCCGAGTTCCTGGCGAACATGTCCCACGAGCTGCGCACGCCGCTCAACTCCATCCTGATCCTCAGCCAGCAGCTCGCCGAGAACGCCCCGGGCAACCTGTCCGCCAAGCAGGTCGAGTTCTCCCGCAACATCAACTCGTCCGGCTCCGACCTGTTGCACCTGATCAACGACATCCTGGACCTGTCGAAGATCGAGTCCGGCACGGTGACCGTCGAGGTCGAGGAGATCCCGTTCCCGGGCCTGCGGGACAACATCGACCGCACCTTCCGGCACGTGGCCGAGGCCAAGAACCTGCCGTTCCACGTCCACTTCGCCGAGAGC from the Frigoriglobus tundricola genome contains:
- a CDS encoding HAMP domain-containing protein, with the translated sequence MAFRDGDFSVRLPADWSGTDGRIAEAFNQAIAHEDRIAQEVTRVSVTVGKEGRLKQRMSVPGVIGGWASKIDSLNTLLDDLVRPTTDVARTIGAVAKGDLGQSMELEVDGRPLKGEFLRSAKLVNSMIEQLSVFTSEVTRVAREVGTEGKLGGQAKVKGVSGVWKELTESVNQMAGNLTAQVRNIADVTIAVANGDLSKKITVDVRGEILQLKEAINTMVDQLRSFASEVTRVAREVGTDGRLGGQAVVPGVAGTWKDLTDSVNAMATNLTAQVRNIATVTTAVARGDLSRKITVDVKGEILELKETINTMVDQLNGFASEVTRVAREVGTEGKLGGQAQVGGVAGTWKDLTDSVNSMASNLTGQVRNIAEVTTAVAKGDLSRKITVDVKGEILELKNTINTMVDQLNGFASEVTRVAREVGTEGKLGGQAEVRGVAGTWKDLTDNVNFMASNLTGQVRNIAEVTTAVANGDLSKKITVDVKGEILELKNTINTMVDQLNGFASEVTRVAREVGTEGELGGQAEVRGVAGTWKDLTDSVNAMATNLTAQVRNIADVTTAVANGDLSRKITVAVRGEILELKNTINTMVDQLNGFASEVSRVAREVGTDGKLGGQAQVPGVAGTWKDLTDNVNSMASNLTGQVRNIADVATAVANGDLSKKITVDVKGEILELKNTLNTMVDQLNGFASEVSRVAREVGTEGKLGGQAQVRGVAGTWKDLTDNVNSMANNLTGQVRNIADVTTAVARGDLSRKITVEVKGEILELKNTINTMVDQLNGFASEVTRVAREVGTEGKLGGQAQVPGVAGTWKDLTDNVNFMASNLTGQVRNIADVATAIAKGDLSKKITVDVRGEILQLKETMNTMVDQLNAFAGEVSRVAREVGTDGKLGGQAHVLGVAGTWKDLTDNVNSMANNLTGQVRNIAEVTIAVANGDLSKKITVDVRGEILQLKETMNTMVDQLRSFAAEVSRVAREVGTDGKLGGQAQVPGVGGTWKDLTDNVNSMASNLTGQVRNIADVATAIARGDLSRKITVDVKGEILQLKETMNTMVDQLSAFASEVTRVAREVGTEGKLGGQAQVSGVAGTWKDLTDNVNSMASNLTGQVRNIAEVTIAVANGDLSKKITVDVRGEILQLKETINTMVEQLRSFASEVTRVAREVGTEGRLGVQAVVPGVAGTWKDLTDSVNTMGANLTAQVRNIAEVTTAVARGDLNRKITVDVKGEILELKNTINTMVDQLNSFAGEVTRVAREVGTEGKLGGQAQVSGVGGTWKDLTDNVNFMASNLTEQVRGIVKVVTAVANGNLTQRLAVQAKGEVAALADTINDMTDTLATFADQVTNVAREVGVDGRLGGQANVPGAAGTWKDLTGNVNLLAANLTTQVRAIAEVATAVTKGDLTRSIQVETRGEVAELKDNINTMIFNLRETTERNREQDWLKTNLAKFTGMLQGQRELNTVGQMLLSELTPLVKAYQGTIYHLGGTDDDTELKLLSSYAHKGKRLRETIELGEGLAGQCAVEKKRILLTDVPPDFITIASSLGEARHVSIIVLPVLFEGQTKAVIELAALQPFTEVNLTFLDQLTQSIGAVFNTIEATMRTEGLLTQSQQLTVELQSRQSELQKTNEELGTKAKLLAEQNAEVERKNAEVEQARHALEEKAAELALTSKYKSEFLANMSHELRTPLNSILILSQQLAENAPGNLSAKQVEFSRNINSSGSDLLHLINDILDLSKIESGTVTVEVEEIPFPGLRDNIDRTFRHVAEAKNLPFHVHFAESLPPVMDSDPKRLLQILKNLLSNAVKFTAHGHVEVRVGLATQGWTADHPVLAKAGQVVAFAVEDTGIGIAPEKQRIIFEAFQQADAGTSRKYGGTGLGLAISRELAVLLGGEIKLASVHGQGSTFTLYLPVRYTGPNSARAAAPPGAAAAARERTVLPVARDEHIEDDRNTVADGDPVLLIIEDDPHYARILLGLARDKGFKGVVATKGATGLALARKYRPAAVSLDIFLPDMLGWTVLNQLKLDPATRHIPVQIVSLEEERQHGLAHGAFSYLVKAPTTDGLEAAFDRIKDFTAPRTKRLLVVEDDAIERAAIIELIGYHDIEVATAASGAEALAALLDRPFDCVVLDLRLPDMSGFDVLTKMHGVPALAAVPVVVFTGKDLSPEEQTRLRALAKSIVLKDVRSPERLLDETALFLHRVVTDLPAEKQRMLERLHNSKEVLRGRKVLVVDDDARNIFALTSVLENQEMEVISATNGRQAIDILEHTAGVDMVLMDIMMPEMDGYETMREIRTVPKFRTLPILALTAKAMKGDREKCLDAGASDYIAKPVNTDQLVSLMRVWLFR